The Erythrobacter sp. JK5 genome includes a region encoding these proteins:
- a CDS encoding histone deacetylase, producing MAPRPERGTFKFDKYYLVMEALRESGSPITEHAPEPMPREWLEAVHCPNYVDEVFRADVPRDKERRIGFPVTERIRDRVRHTNGGTWLAAQLAKRHGYAANSAAGSHHALHDTGAGYCVFNDLAVASNRLIAEGDARRILIVDCDVHQGDGTASLTAGREDIFTLSLHAEKNFPVRKARSSLDVDLPDGLDDDGFMEMLDRHLPGVVERFAPDLVLYQAGVDPHVNDKLGRLALTDEGLAARDRFVVAQARKRGLPIASALGGGYGDDQREVAQRHARSMLAMAEENARLSAISPAL from the coding sequence ATGGCTCCCCGCCCCGAGCGCGGGACCTTCAAGTTCGACAAGTACTACCTCGTCATGGAGGCGCTGCGCGAGAGCGGCTCTCCCATCACCGAGCATGCGCCCGAGCCGATGCCGCGCGAATGGCTCGAGGCGGTGCATTGCCCGAACTATGTCGACGAGGTGTTCCGCGCCGACGTCCCACGCGACAAGGAGCGGCGGATCGGCTTCCCGGTGACCGAGCGTATCCGCGACCGTGTGCGCCACACCAATGGCGGGACGTGGCTCGCGGCCCAGCTCGCGAAACGCCACGGCTACGCTGCCAACTCCGCCGCCGGGAGCCACCACGCGCTGCACGATACCGGCGCGGGCTATTGCGTGTTCAACGATCTCGCGGTCGCCTCGAACCGCCTGATCGCCGAAGGCGACGCCAGGCGCATCCTGATCGTCGATTGCGACGTCCACCAGGGCGACGGCACCGCCAGCCTCACCGCCGGGCGCGAGGACATCTTCACCCTGTCTCTCCACGCGGAGAAGAACTTCCCCGTGCGCAAGGCGCGCTCCAGCCTCGATGTCGATCTGCCGGACGGGCTGGACGACGATGGCTTCATGGAGATGCTCGACCGCCACCTGCCCGGCGTGGTCGAGCGATTTGCGCCCGACCTCGTCCTCTATCAGGCCGGCGTCGATCCGCATGTCAACGACAAGCTGGGGCGGCTCGCGCTGACCGATGAAGGCCTTGCCGCGCGCGACCGCTTCGTCGTTGCGCAGGCCCGCAAGCGGGGCCTTCCGATCGCCTCTGCGCTCGGCGGCGGATACGGCGATGACCAGCGCGAAGTCGCCCAGCGTCACGCGCGCTCGATGCTGGCGATGGCGGAAGAAAACGCCCGCCTCTCGGCGATTTCACCCGCCCTTTAG
- a CDS encoding thioredoxin family protein, with protein MIKALLSGVFAALLLAGCATVAGKVAGGAHDYPEAESYLVSDDAEADVDAALARASENGKRVLLVMGANWCHDSRALAGWLSTERFTALIEREYELVFVNIGMPQRGDGHNLGIAQRFGLKELPGTPNLLVLTGDGKLVNAETATTWRDAASREEDAIYDELAMLSDKAV; from the coding sequence GTGATCAAGGCGCTGTTGTCTGGCGTATTCGCGGCACTCTTGCTTGCGGGCTGTGCGACCGTAGCGGGAAAGGTCGCAGGCGGCGCGCACGATTACCCGGAAGCAGAATCCTATCTCGTGTCGGACGACGCCGAAGCCGATGTCGACGCCGCGCTTGCCCGCGCTTCGGAGAACGGCAAACGCGTGCTGCTGGTGATGGGCGCCAACTGGTGCCACGACAGCCGGGCGCTTGCCGGTTGGTTGAGCACCGAGCGGTTCACGGCGCTGATCGAGCGCGAATACGAACTGGTCTTCGTCAATATCGGCATGCCGCAGCGGGGCGACGGGCACAATCTCGGCATCGCACAGCGATTTGGGCTGAAGGAGCTGCCCGGCACACCCAACCTTCTGGTGCTGACGGGCGATGGCAAGCTGGTGAACGCCGAAACCGCCACGACATGGCGCGATGCGGCCAGCCGCGAGGAGGATGCGATTTACGACGAGCTTGCAATGCTGTCGGACAAGGCGGTCTGA